A portion of the Lolium rigidum isolate FL_2022 chromosome 1, APGP_CSIRO_Lrig_0.1, whole genome shotgun sequence genome contains these proteins:
- the LOC124672628 gene encoding cytochrome P450 76C4-like → MVELLRNPSSMAKAHEELTQVINMRRSIKESDIDQLPYLQAVVKETFRLHPPVPLLLPRQAQENVRIAGLMVPQGARVLMNVWAMGREEGIWLEPDKFMPERFIGRTVDYKGGDFELLPFGGGRRVCPGMPLASRMVHVVLATLLNQFEWKLPVEVERAGIDMTEKFGVSLTKFVPLCPIAIPI, encoded by the coding sequence ATGGTGGAGCTTCTCCGAaacccatcatcaatggcgaaagCCCATGAGGAGCTCACACAAGTCATCAACATGAGGAGGAGCATCAAAGAATCTGATATTGACCAATTGCCATACCTTCAAGCCGTAGTCAAGGAGACATTTCGGTTGCATCCTCCGGTTCCATTGTTGCTACCGCGGCAAGCCCAGGAAAATGTAAGGATCGCGGGTCTCATGGTGCCCCAAGGCGCCCGTGTGCTGATGAATGTGTGGGCGATGGGCCGAGAGGAAGGCATCTGGCTTGAACCAGACAAGTTCATGCCGGAGAGGTTTATCGGGAGGACGGTGGACTACAAAGGTGGTGATTTCGAGCTCCTCCCGTTCGGTGGAGGGAGGCGGGTGTGCCCCGGGATGCCGTTGGCGAGCAGGATGGTGCATGTGGTCCTCGCAACATTGTTGAATCAGTTCGAGTGGAAGCTCCCGGTGGAGGTGGAAAGGGCAGGGATTGATATGACTGAGAAGTTCGGGGTGAGCCTCACAAAATTTGTTCCTCTTTGTCCTATAGCTATACCAATTTGA